Below is a genomic region from Rosa chinensis cultivar Old Blush chromosome 5, RchiOBHm-V2, whole genome shotgun sequence.
AATTGGATAGATGAGATACTCAATTATAAACGTGACAGCACATTGCCATCCAACAAAGTCGAAGCAAGACGACTAGTACGAAGGGCAAGACGACTGGTACGAAGGGCAACACAATACAACATTCAAAGTGGCAAACTCTACCGCTAGGGGTTCACACATCCCAACTTGAAGTGTTTAATGCCAGAAGAGGGAAAACAACTCCTAGCAAAAATACACGCTGGAGAGTGCGGCAATCACTCAGGAGCTAGATCATTAGCCAACCGCACCATGCGCCAAGGATATTTTTGGCCGACATTGGGagatgacgccaaagaaacattaagATCATGTCACAAACGTCAGTAGTACGCAGGCCTTCCACGTGCACCAGAAGAACAGTTATCCATCATTATCGCACCCTGGATTCACTCCATGTGGGGGCTGGACATTGTCAGAAAACTCCCAACCaccaaaggtcagttcaaatataTAATCGTAGCCATTGATTACGACAATAAATGGATCGAGGCTGAACTGTTAACAGCCATCACAACTGCTAAAGTCCAGCATTTCTTATGGAAAAATATCTACTGTCATTATGGAGTGCCCGATACAATCATTACCGATAACGGAACGAAATTCAACAACGAAGAACTCATCAGCTTCACTGCCAAActaggcaccaagatgcgttttgcttCAGTGGCACACCCCCAGACCAATGGCCAGGTGGAATCCgccaacaaaatcatcaagaagctgctaaaaaagaaattggAGGACAAGAAAGGCTTGTGGGCTGAAAAACTCCCGAAAGTTCtttgggccatccggacaaccCCAACATCCGCCAACGGCGAAAATCCATTATGCATGATGTTTGGCACAGAAGCAGTCCTCCCCattgaggtaacccaaccaacagCTAGGATTGACGGACATGACGCCACAACAAACGTTGCCGGCATCAATCTCGACAAAGACCCATTAGAGGAGAAACGAGACAAAGCCCACTGcataacttgcaaaacaagcagccgGTGTCACGTTTTTACAACAATCGTGTGAATGCCAGAAACCTACAACTTGGCGACTGGgtcatgaaagaagtcataccaccgccaaaagcacttcgcccaacttgggagggaCCTTATCAAATCATAGAAGTAGTGAGCCCCGACACATTTTACTTGAAAAGCAAGGAAGGTGTCACATCCACTCACCCGTGGAACACTCAACATCTCCGCTACTACTATAAGTAGCGCCGCAACATGCCTACCAGCATCTTCACTTAGCTAATTTTTGCAAAGTTTAGCTAAGAAAAGCTACCCTATGGGTACATATTTTTGTAAGAAGCTGGGTTCTCCCAGTCGtcaatgaaatgaggaattattcaaaccattttcccacacatgcacaaaaaagaaaaaagaaaaaaaacaagtcaAATATATCAAGTTTGGCCAGGCCAACACCTTCGCTCCTCAGGACAAGGGCGATATATATGCATTTAGCGGGCCAATCTTTATCCCTTTCATGTTTCATTGACGTACAAAAATATTTCCCCCACAATCCCAACGGACTTAGCGGATAAACATCCATCACAACACAGGcaaagaaaacaagcataacatttaaaaaataaaaaataaaaaataaaaaataagttgAGCCTTCCCAACCAAGAAATTGTTCACGCTGCTTACAAAAAATGAAAACATGTGACAAAACCGCCACAATACAAAGAAAAGCAACTACATTAAAAGTCCCATGTCAACATATCCTAATCTTGCTCGGCCTGAAAGGAGGACCCCGAAACGCAATCACCACGACGACGTTTCTCCAGAAGCTGACGAGTACCCATCTTTCTCTTCTCAGCTTTACTTGTCGGCGTCGGAGTCTCAGGATTACCATTGGACCTCGCGTCATCTTCTCCAGAAGAACCACTCTCTTCACTACCATCAGAAGAGCCACTTTCTAAGGAACCGCCATCTTCAGATCCCTCAACATCCTCAGCAGCGACATCCTCGCCAGGCATGGACTCTGGAGGGGCTCGATTAGCTAGTTTCTTGTCATAGTTCAAGTAGCCGCTATCTTCGAGCTCATTAAAGTTGGCGGCAACACCTTGTTTACCAGCATCCGTCAGAAGTTCCTTGAACTCTACTGACTTCTTAAAAGCGTTAACCTCCTTTAGGCGCACCATCTCCCTCTCGTCCTCCGCTAGCTTAGCCATCTCTTCCTGCCAAGCAGACTGGAAGTCCGCCAACTCCTTTTCTTTGGCGGTAAGCGCCTCCTGCAACTGAGCGATGGTATCTTCCCTCTCAGCCATCTCCTTCTTCAGGGCCGCCAACTCGGCATTAAGGTTAGTAATAGTGGTGGTATTGGCGATAGTTTTATCCACAGCACGTTTGAACTTTTCTTTGACGTCAAGTAGGGCATCGTCAAGCTTGGCAATGTCCCCAGCGGTGGACTTATTCTTCTCCCTCTCTACCGATAAGTCACGCTGTACCTGCAAAAGTTCTTCTTTCAGTTTGCTCTCCTTCGCCGAGCCCTAATAAAGGTAAAGCTCATGAGCACCCTTCAAAATCAGATCCAGGGATTTCTCCAGCTTTGACGACGCCGCTGGCCGAGCAACTCTCGTCTCACAACCAAAACCAAGGCGCTCACAGACCTTATGCAGAAAGGCCTGTTGACTGGCAGGTGCACTTTGCACCAACCCTACAACGGGGTTGTCGGAGACAAACTTTCCTCCGACATCTTTGTGGCCAGCCGCAACATGTTTTTCCACCACATGTTTCTCTCCAACCTTCATGTTCTTCGAAGGATCTAGAGAAACGGTGGAGGCAACAATCTTTCTCTTCTGCGACACGCCGGACCTCCCTAATGGCTAACC
It encodes:
- the LOC112203913 gene encoding chromosome partition protein Smc-like, translated to MKVGEKHVVEKHVAAGHKDVGGKFVSDNPVVGLVQSAPASQQAFLHKGSAKESKLKEELLQVQRDLSVEREKNKSTAGDIAKLDDALLDVKEKFKRAVDKTIANTTTITNLNAELAALKKEMAEREDTIAQLQEALTAKEKELADFQSAWQEEMAKLAEDEREMVRLKEVNAFKKSVEFKELLTDAGKQGVAANFNELEDSGYLNYDKKLANRAPPESMPGEDVAAEDVEGSEDGGSLESGSSDGSEESGSSGEDDARSNGNPETPTPTSKAEKRKMGTRQLLEKRRRGDCVSGSSFQAEQD